In Planifilum fimeticola, one DNA window encodes the following:
- a CDS encoding 2-oxoacid:acceptor oxidoreductase subunit alpha: protein MTELTWKVGGAQGEGIDSTGEIFAMALNRRGHYVFAYRHFMSLIKGGHTNYKVRVTPRKTGYHGDGLDILIAFDQRTVDENGWELNEGAALIYDSSRIRSLKAPEGKNIRLCPVPVTEMAKEVGSPIMKNMIACGVSAGLVGLSPDAFDSLIEDRFGKKGEQVVAKNKEAVQKGYDYALAHFGQLKELPDPEPEEDGGGHLYLSGNEAVALGALAAGCRFLAAYPITPATEIMYAALAHFPRFGGKVIQAEDEIAACIMAIGANYAGVRAMTSTSGPGISLMQEAIGLSGITETPLVVVDVMRGGPGTGLPTKTEQSDLNELLHGSHGEIPRIVLTPTTVEECFRYTAEAFNLAEKYQCPVIVATDMFLGMSKQSVPVKAIDFSSVRIDRGELISDEELAQLAPGAYRRYTVTESGISKRSIPGQKNGRFVALSNEHDDGAIEEIEDPRTRVEQMSKRLRKLKGFDADAIGYSYDGPETTEWTLVGFGSTAAQIREAVEVLRSKGIRTGHLQLRVLNPFPDASVKRVLEGAERILVVENNATGQLAERIRARVGFHDKIVSCLKFSGDPFTVKEILGHVHQEEGVTA from the coding sequence ATGACAGAATTGACCTGGAAAGTGGGCGGTGCCCAAGGGGAGGGGATTGACAGCACCGGCGAGATTTTCGCCATGGCGCTGAACCGGCGGGGACATTACGTCTTTGCCTACCGTCACTTCATGTCCCTGATCAAGGGAGGACACACCAATTACAAGGTTCGCGTCACTCCCCGGAAGACGGGATATCACGGAGACGGGTTGGATATTCTGATCGCTTTCGATCAGCGGACAGTGGACGAAAACGGCTGGGAGCTGAATGAGGGGGCGGCTCTCATTTACGACTCGAGCCGGATTCGGTCGCTCAAGGCCCCGGAGGGAAAGAACATCCGCCTCTGCCCGGTTCCGGTGACGGAGATGGCCAAGGAAGTGGGCAGCCCGATCATGAAAAACATGATCGCTTGCGGCGTGTCCGCCGGTTTGGTCGGTCTTTCGCCGGATGCCTTCGATTCATTGATTGAGGATCGTTTCGGCAAAAAAGGGGAGCAGGTGGTTGCAAAGAACAAGGAGGCCGTGCAGAAGGGATACGACTATGCCCTCGCCCATTTCGGCCAGCTGAAGGAGCTGCCGGATCCGGAACCCGAGGAAGACGGGGGAGGACACCTTTACCTCTCCGGAAACGAGGCCGTCGCGTTGGGGGCGTTGGCTGCCGGATGCCGTTTTCTCGCCGCTTATCCGATCACGCCGGCGACGGAGATCATGTATGCGGCGCTGGCTCACTTCCCCCGGTTCGGCGGGAAAGTGATCCAGGCGGAGGATGAGATCGCTGCCTGCATCATGGCGATCGGCGCCAACTATGCGGGCGTGCGGGCGATGACTTCCACTTCCGGCCCGGGCATTTCCCTCATGCAGGAGGCGATCGGCCTGTCCGGCATCACCGAGACTCCGCTGGTCGTGGTGGATGTGATGCGGGGCGGTCCGGGAACCGGTTTGCCGACCAAGACGGAGCAGTCCGACCTGAATGAATTGTTGCACGGTTCCCACGGGGAGATTCCTCGGATCGTACTGACCCCCACCACCGTGGAGGAGTGCTTCCGATACACCGCCGAAGCCTTTAACCTGGCGGAGAAGTATCAATGTCCCGTGATCGTGGCCACCGACATGTTCCTGGGCATGTCCAAGCAATCGGTGCCCGTGAAAGCGATTGATTTCTCGTCGGTCCGCATCGATCGCGGCGAGTTGATTTCCGATGAAGAGCTGGCCCAGTTGGCTCCGGGGGCATATCGCCGCTACACCGTGACCGAGTCGGGAATTTCCAAACGCTCGATTCCGGGTCAGAAAAACGGCCGCTTCGTCGCTTTGAGCAACGAGCACGATGACGGTGCCATCGAGGAGATCGAGGATCCCCGGACCCGGGTGGAGCAGATGAGTAAGCGCTTGCGCAAGTTGAAGGGATTTGACGCGGATGCCATCGGATACAGCTACGACGGCCCGGAAACCACCGAATGGACGCTGGTCGGTTTCGGATCCACCGCCGCCCAGATTCGAGAGGCCGTCGAAGTCCTGCGCAGCAAGGGAATCCGGACGGGACACCTGCAGCTCCGGGTGTTGAATCCCTTCCCGGATGCTTCGGTGAAACGAGTTCTTGAGGGAGCGGAGCGCATTCTGGTGGTGGAGAACAACGCCACCGGCCAGCTCGCCGAACGGATCCGCGCCCGGGTCGGGTTCCACGACAAAATCGTCAGCTGCCTGAAGTTCAGCGGAGATCCCTTCACGGTGAAGGAGATCCTCGGGCATGTTCATCAGGAGGAAGGGGTGACGGCGTGA